Sequence from the Zeugodacus cucurbitae isolate PBARC_wt_2022May chromosome 5, idZeuCucr1.2, whole genome shotgun sequence genome:
ttttctcaataaGCACAGCCATTATATCCAACAGCGACTAGATGTCGAGTAGTATTACTTacaaatacgttctttgtcgcagagttgcatttcatttgttaCTTGATcgaaattcgattaaaaattaatgtagaaaaatttaatttttattttgtatggtaaatcgatctaaaccAGCGCTTTAATcaagcaaaggccggttaattgatcaattagctcgtgtgcgaaaaggctataatgaAACATAAAGTCGTACAGATCggtctttaatatttaatatccaTCTTTAATACAACACATTTCCATTTAAAACTGGAATATATTTTACCCGTATGCCTCCTTTCCCTTCCTCACTGTATATTgtttgttgaatattttcgaaatttctctTGACAAACGTTTAGCATTTGGTTTTTTGCTTCAATAAGTCAACGTTTCCATTCATTTGTTTCATTGCAGTTTCAACAACAAACAGATCAGCAAACTAAATCCAACAACAACGGCAGGGTTTAACTGAGGCACGTGCTGAGAAATCGGTTGCTGTAGCTGTTGTTTTGTGTCGGGATCACCAACTCATTGCACCGATTTCTCAACTACAACGGAGGCGGCAGCGACAGCGGCATAGATACTTTCAAGCGTTCGTCAACAACACACACAATCCGAAGCCGAACACAATAACGGCTGGTCCAGCGCACACTTCTTGGCTGCATACATTTGCAGAGCGCTTGTTTGCGTGTACAAGGCTAGGCGTCCTTGACATTTGCTGCAGACGGTGACGGTTGAAACTAAATTGAAGTTGTTGTAAGATGTCCTCACCCAGCGCTGGTAAGCGACGCATGGACAATGACGTCATCAAGCTAATTGAATCCAAACACGAAGTGACCATTTTGGGTGGCCTCAATGAGTTTCATGTGAAATTCTTCGGACCACATGGCACCCCATATGAGGGTGGCGTATGGAAGGTGCGCGTCTACCTGCCCGACAATTATCCCTTCAAATCGCCAAGCATAGGGTTCGTGAATAAAATCTACCATCCGAATATCGACGAATCGTCCGGCACTGTGTGCCTGGACGTGATCAATCAGGCTTGGACAGCACTCTATGATCTCTCAAATATATTCGAATCATTTCTACCACAATTGCTGACATATCCGAATCCGGTTGATCCGCTGAATCGTGACGCAGCGGCGTTGTACTTGCACGAACCGGAGGAGTACCATCGCAAAGTGGCCGACTATGTGCAACGCTATGCCACCGAGGAGGCGTTGCGTGCGGCGCAACAGGAGCGTGAGAGCAGTGACAGTGAGTCGAGCATGTCGGATTATAGTGAAGACGAGGCCCGTGATATGGAATTATAATATCGGTTTATGGTTAAGCtaattatatgaatttgaattaacatttataaaaaaaaaaacagaaatacaaatacaagaaagcaaaaaataagaaacaagaaaacaaaaaaaaacaaaaaacatatacaCGCTCACTCACGCGTACTACCTACTACGTAAActgaaaacatacatacatacacgtacatGCATACTACAATCCTACCTAGAGCAACTAAAATAAATGCAGCAAGCGTAAAGaacacaaaatatacatatacatacttacatagagAATGGATTATGGTAATGCAAGAAAGAAGTTTTGGCAACACGAAAACCGTTAAATGCGATGTTGTAGTGTATTTGTGTGcgagcatacacatacatatagatacatataactAGGAAGAATTCAGTTTGCTGTGCTGCAtaccaacaataataataataacaataacaacaacaacagaagccGCAGTAAAGAAATCCAAAACttgcacatacaacaacaacaacacaaacacgaGCAGCACGAGCAAGTGCCAGCAAAGAGAAGAAGGCCAATGTCAATGTCAAAACGAATGGCTAAGTGGCTGCGTAGTTGCTTGGTGGGCAGtgtgtagcagcaacaacaacaacaacaaatactagctgcgaaataacaaaattcaatttaactCCAAGTGTCGGCAAACATAGCAGAAATGCAGCGCATGATCCTTGCTTTGGATggccaacaaaagcaaacacataaCTGCGtggaacaacaataaaaacaacagcaatagcaaggCAACACGACAGAGTCCACAGATGGTTGCTACTGGTAGTCAGCAGCAAGCGTATATGGTATGCAGTCAACTGtcgaacaacagcagcagcaacaataacaacagcaaatagcagtgtacaacaacaacaacaacacttcaaCTAACTACCCACATATACTACAATGCATACAACAATCATCACAATCACCACATACGCACACAAAGAAGGAAATATGtctatgttttttttatgtaaaattttgaattcgattcaattgttgtaaatttaagcacatttggaatattggcaaattttataattttaagctCTGATCATTTGTAACAAACTCGTTGTAAGTCGCCATTCAAAACATTCatattaatgattttaatttgtttttcttattattttttattattttgtttttgtaatctaactagtatatatttttgcatatttgttttGGTGAGTGTttgcaacaaagcaacaaaaaagagtaaacaacaaaaatataaagaaaaaaatgaaaccaAACAGATGCATACAATTATTCTAAGTCTTTTGAAATagataaaaacgaaaattaaacaaaattaaaattaattgttttgtgttgttatttttgtgcaAAGCTGTGGAGGACTTGCACAAGCGCCAAGTTGTAGCttgaaattttagtaaaaacttGACTTTCCTGGaaagttaatttaaatataatttttaattttttttttaataatttgttttacattttttttaaataatttgttttaaattattttttaataatttgtttaaaattttttttaataatttgttttaaattttttttttaataatttgtttcaatatttaaaaaatatttttaatatttcatatttttataaattttttaatttattctaatattttttaatttttattttttttagtaatttattcactaaattttaaatGCCCGAAAATCGTAAATTTTCCATGTTAGATTTTATTGCCACCCTaatgcgcctaaaaatatgctacgAAAAATTTGGACAAGACTTTCATTTCTTGTTTTTCACTTTCATTACTGTATAATGCGGCTTTTGAATCACGTTTAAAAAATGCGCTTTCATCCTATGGACTGCAAGAAGTATACTTCTAATTCTCAAAGTAGTAGTCACAGCAACAAAGTGACggcaaagaaaaagaaaagtgcagattaaagaaaattactttaattaaataaaataatttaaattaaatttatttaaataaaataataaacaacaacaaaaattaatttaatgaatgcaattaatttatttaattatgtaaattatgtAGTTTCCGGCAGAAAATTCCTTAAccgcatttttatttgtttttgtttttatttttttagtttttttttaaccaaaaaactgaaaatcgcaATTAGGACGCCGAAGATGCAATGAATATGcataagttaaatttttttgtgttagTAATTGATAAAGAGCTTACTGGAGTGAGGTATAATTTTAGGCGCATAAGTTTCATTATTTGAAACTTTTGATATGTTTGATAACTAAAAGATCAAAACCTAAATGTtaacaattatattataaaatttccgcTATTGTTAGAATATGATTCTGattcgtatttattatttactttttttattttatttactcacGTACACATACGCAGCCACACCCACCAAACAacgaattaataaattcaattttatttaaaatatctgctGCTTAATATCGAACATCTTCactttatatgatattatttttatttttttattgtaattttttttatattttatttattaattttgatacttttaattttgttttttggaaaattttattttttattttttttaatgttattaattttaagtatatttttgaaaaaaatattttaatttaattttttatttctaattaatattttttaaatattatttttaattttatttttttatttattttattttttaattattttatttgttttttaattttattatttttgatttgatgaatttctatttattttaaagtgattaattttaattctatttttttaaattttatttttaatttattttattttattacttttgattaatattttttaattattattataattttgttttttgaaaaatttattttatttctaatttttattttttaattttattattttcaattaatattctttaattattattatttttatttttttttaatttattttatttttcaaattatttttattttattaattttaattttgttttttgcaaaatttattttattttttaatttttttatttttaattaatattttttaattattattatttgtctttttttatttattttattattaaaatttttattttattaattttaatgttttttttgttttaattttgttttttgagttatatttttttgttaattttttttttatttcattatttgtaactaatgttttttaatttttattatttctaataataaataataattttctaataataataaataataattctaataaattttttcaattattattattattatttttttattgttttatttgttttttaattttttattttattatttttgaataatattttttaattattattatttttattttgttttctgaaaattctatttttttattttatttttaaatattattattttgatttattttatttttgaaattatttttattttattaattttaattttgttttttgaaaaatttattttattttaaatttttttttattttattttttattttttaattttttttatttttaattaatatttttatttttttatttattttattattaaaatttgtatttttattttattacttttaattttgtttttttttttaagttatattttattgttaattttttttatttcattatttttaactaatgtttttttaattttaattatttttttcaattattataattttttatttattaatttaacattGCTAACATATCCACAACAAACACCGCAATAATATTGATGATATATCTCTTCTTAACAAAGTGAAAAgcaaatcaaaacaacaacaaatacaaatggcCTCAAATGGGACAACACTTGATTAAAACAAATctatgagtgtgtgtatatCACGCTCATGCGACttaatattagaattttattaataacaataatattattacatacttacatatataaatataattattataatttaatttaattaacactATTATATTGTGGTTTAAACATACACAGTTATAGATATTTGTAAGCttaagaaaaaacttaaaaacggaaaagaaaataattttaaaatataaaaataaaaaaaattttatttttaattaagtaaagtataaaaaaaatataaaagtgtaaacaataaaattattaataatttacataataattaataataataatgtaagcAAGTTATTTACAGTTAGTAGCGCCGACAAATTGTTTAAACGGCATATTTCAATTGCAGTAAAATAGAAATAGCAGAGCAAGTGACAAGTGCGACAGAAAACGTTTTCAAATTagcaattatatttgaatttgaattttattaataatacattGTACTAAGAGTATTGCGTGTATTACAAATGCAGCCaatcaacaacaaattacaacaacaaagataaaaatagtaaacctacaacaacaacacaatacaataatacacaaacacaaagaaaaaccgaattaaatttacaaacaaaaaataaaataaaaaacaacaacatgataATGTTACATGAATACAAAGAACAAATGTAATAAAGCagcaacaaataatatatatttagatgTTAGCTAACAGTTTtagcaattatatttaataaaagtaacAAGATAATAAtgagcaacacacacacacacacacatacaaacaagagAATAAGTGCAGacaaacaaatataacaaaaaaaacagaagacaaaatagcaaacataataaaatatttaattacaataaatgcTCTAATgataataagaaattaattaaaaatataagaacaaaaacaaaaacaactgtgaaacatacaaacaattacatacatacatgaacgAAAATGGGcgataaatattacaaaaccgatatttaaaaaaatatataattgaataaaaattgcaaaattatgaaaaaatacaaaaattttaatgttttctataaattatatgaaatatttatatacatacatattttcattgcacaatatttcttcatttcttcatttcagcatttattgcttttattctGAGGCATCAGTCAGAAGCAGGTTAAATGTCGGCAAAACGAATGGATAAGTATTAAAGTAGGGTAAGGAATGATAGATCGTAGAACAGATCTCAGGTCTGCGAGACGAAAAGCCAGTTCTGAACGAATATACGATATACTcagcttaggttaggttaggtttgtaggcagatctcagcaaaaacagaagatctcacttagacagcctggcgctgtccattgtgataccaataaaactccctgtggatcaaagacctttaagattcagctaaacgcttggaatccgttacaaatttcttaagacggttaatatcgattctagccaattcgttaggatcgccgaaaaagggttTTCCGAGGTGATTCAACCTCAGATGATGATaatagatgattccatctcgccttcctccatacagctttggcaatttgcatctgccacgatcccaaatCTCACCGCAttggtacccattggacaatgtccagtaagtacaccaatgatcgcgctgagatggaccttgcccagagaaagcagttgaaagaaCCGCTTACGCTctacagagggccaaaaggacttcgccactgcacaagtactggtagttgatcAGCGCTTGACGAGGTCATGCGTAGTCTGTATGTCCACtccgctcttgcgcaggtggaccatggactaccaatgcgATCTCATTCCCAGCTTAGTTTAGCTCTAAAAAGGAGAAAAGGATAGATTATAAGTGATCAGATCTCTGAAATGTGATGACTAACTCTTGACTTCATTCACACACAAGACTTTCCTTACCGTACCATGTTACAGTGCTTAAGGTTTCAAAGAAGATGAGACAGGTCTATATATGATTTCTTGATAGATCTGAGTTTTCTGATTAACCGCAATTGCGATGTTTAGTTGTGTATGAATCACCATACTCTAGTATCTCTCGTTAAAATAAACTTCAGAGCTTCGATattaaccacaataaccttgtgattgaatatatttatccGTTTCTATAACAATTTACTTCCTAATCAATAGAATACCCTACAATCGGTAACTTCTCTATCATAGATtcctacatatatactcatacatatgtacatttatatacatacatacatctaataTATCCTTATGTATTGGTTGGTAACATTTCGTTTTGTCAATAAGCAATGGCAGCTGGGACAACAACGGCTGTATCGGCATTTCCCTTTAACGATGCATATTGACTTGTTGGTCGTCCTACCTTAACTCATTCAACGGTATATTATGCAAATAAAGGGGAATATTTGTCCTACTTGCAAAGTTAGCATTACTTTAGCGAGTTGTTTTTGCATAATGCTGCCATGGCAACGGAAAaactttgtttattttgcaacaaaagtAGGTTTTCGCTTTGGTGCGACGGAGTGTAGAggaatttttgtgaaatatcaAATTACGAAAAATGGGTGAGTTTGGTTGAAAAGAatggaaaacattaaaaaattgtacttttctatttttttaaactgacTATTCATTGATGTGAAGTTATGTGAAATGtaactaatttaaaattaaaagttaatatgAGTAGAATGAGAACTGGTGCTTTCAATATGTATCTCTAAGAGTGATCTATTTGATTTAGCAGTTGCATTAGAATATGAATGCTTATATGGCTACTTGTTAAGGATAATCAGATATCAATATATTACAGGAACTCGCGATATCAGAAGTGAATTTATCGACTATTTAGCGAATTCAATTAAACTAAGAACAAGAGATGCAGAAGATATTTGGTTAagcaaatgttttatttttaaactaactACGATTGTGCCACATTTAGATTATATGAATCTCAAATTTGTTAGTAAATCGGAATTTATATCTTATTTTCTACAAAACGATCTTATTTTTCAAATctcttataaataatataatgtatAATAATGTAAGTAAGATGTTGAGTAAATTAGATTAGCAATTCTAACTTAGAAACCTTTATTTAATCATTCCGATTAACACTATATTTCTGCTGCATTGCGTATAAATCAGGAGCACATATCATATTCAACTCTTCAGCCAGCTTGCTTTATCCAATATGATCTTTGtgtgttttaaattaaagttcTTACAATACCAACTTATCTCTACTATAACTATGGGCCAACATTTGGCCGTTAAAAAgtcaactaaatcaaaatagaATTGAACAAATATAATTTGGACCTGAATATATTATGGATCCACACAAATCCATCGCTATAGTTTATGgctcgtttactttacaatatataaataaagaagcaGAGAAGATATCGGTACAAAACTATAGTGTAGCATCGTCGGTTTATAAATCGCAATCAGCTCTCTACATTTTCAAgccccaaatatcgaatatGGGGACCTCCGTGCTTGTGGTTggttttttaccgaaaatatataggtaaatttctcagatattttaacgaAAATCAAGTGTTCTATATTCCTTCTACACAAACGTTTGTGTTGAAAAAGGGCAAAAACAGGGCCAACACTTTCTGTAGTCACCATATTCCTAATATACTGGTTTTTAAACTTCCCTCGGtctttatactgtatatatggGTCAATATGGGAGGTATCTTAGAAAAATTTAGTAaacgtataatcttggatataatgtagtttGGTGACGAAAAAGTCTGAAAAGAcaacatatactttatataatgaATTGCCGTTTACTAGCGGACTGTATGCCCAATATATGAGACAAATCGtgtgttttattaataatattaaccgAACATCATCGACTTGCTTGTTGATGTTAGGTTTGTTAAGGAGTGAAAACCAACTACCCAACaccagtattaaaaaaaaatgcaggTTTGCCTGTTAGTACTGGTAACAAATTGCTAATATATTAGAAATACCTATGTAGGTCTCATTGCAAGGACTGCCTAATAGGTGTGGCCTTGTCTTTACTACCCTTATGTGTAAATTCATGTACTGACAATTGCTGAGTCAATTTGAGCAAAGCTTTCGCGGAATGTCTCCGCACTTTAAATTCACTAAAGgtaatttaatgtataaaatagtaaaaactaCGAGACATAcgcattttttattcaaatgtaccttaaatataaatttttttaagaaactaaacctttctttctttcttcgaTTTAACTTTTATGTTTGCATGatgtggcgtatgagtaactttcaATTAGTACGAATAGTTGATGATAATgtagttacgtatacgccatgcctACCATATCATATTCAAATCTAATTCAATATGCAATACTATGCATTCAAAAAAGTTggagtagaaaatattttaatatgcttgtactattttatgatttattttattaaaatagtatCCACTTCAAGATAAGCCACAATCCCTGGgagcaatattaaatattgaatatattaaattatgctcaatttaatttcgatatttaacaataaataattcctACCGTtgcatatataaaatcaaatatatcagttaataaaaattacaaatttcagCTCAAACATCACTGCTGATCCcttcattcacacacacatacacatacacacattacaAAAGTATATAGTTTTCATgtgatttaattaattgttaaagTTCGCTAATGAATTCACACCTTTCGTTGGGCCAATTTGACAAAACGTCATTTACCACAACACAATACCACTTCCGACTGCTGTTCACACTGCTACTAATTGCACTCTCCTTGTGTGAGTCCAAATTAGTCGCACAAAAAGCGGCaaatgaaaaagttttactaaaacCAGAAGTGTTAAGCTTGCCACCAGGCGATGGTGTTAATGTTTCTAGCGAAGTTTCGCAACTATGACAGCCTCAAACCAAACACTTAAACATAGGAGTATGACTGAAGTAGTGCGTGTGGGACTAGCGGGGGAAGTTAGGCGAAATAATATTGGTAAACAGTTTTGCATTGCTAAGTATTAGAATGTGTgtagcatatgtacatatgaatatatttgagTATGTAAGGAGTGTATACGCCCAGAAATTAGTGGAGCTTAGTGAGTGTACTGTAAGGTAGTCGAAGGTGGCTTGAGTGAATTTATTAGGTAGGTTGGgatgtttcatttgttttatatCAATAGAAATATGgttttgaacatattttttttattttcaaataaaaatataaaatattcctgTTTACTTTCCatctataattaatttttttttttataaaattaaaaaaaataaaatgaggaaTGGCAActcttaaaatattgtaatatttgaaTAATGATGATTGGATGCAAATTATCttgataattttgaaattcggTAATTAAAGTGTTATGGCAACCCGGTTGATAATTTATTCTCAtattatatggcaaccctacacttaaaatatgtcaaaaatgTATCAAAAGTGTCAAAAGTATTCAATCCTTttgtattaagaaaaaaaaataaagtaaacaagTTTATATGGCAACCTTTAGAAATATCGAAATACAGCCCTTCGAAATTCAAAgccaaaattcatattaaagatatgtatattgtttcAAGTtggcaaaaattgtttttttgaaatcttgagagACCGGGAATTAATTTTATCTTTTAAAGTTTGTGATTAATGTATAATGGCAACCCTGTTGTTAATATATTCGCAAATTATATGGAAACTCTACTCTTAAAATGTGTCAAAATGTCAAAACTGTGTCAGAATTATTCAAAAtcgtattttaattaaaaaaagttacattAACATGGCAacccatttaaaaaaaaaaatagaaatacaacCCTTCGAAATTCAAAGCcaaattaaaacaagaaaaaacgttaacttcggctgtaccgaagctaatatacccttcacaggtgcatttcttttagtaactatgtgtgtttaagcaaatctaaagacgtaagaaaaagtaagtaaaaaaaaaagaaaacattttactaattctttttag
This genomic interval carries:
- the LOC105213731 gene encoding ubiquitin-conjugating enzyme E2 H produces the protein MSSPSAGKRRMDNDVIKLIESKHEVTILGGLNEFHVKFFGPHGTPYEGGVWKVRVYLPDNYPFKSPSIGFVNKIYHPNIDESSGTVCLDVINQAWTALYDLSNIFESFLPQLLTYPNPVDPLNRDAAALYLHEPEEYHRKVADYVQRYATEEALRAAQQERESSDSESSMSDYSEDEARDMEL